Proteins from a genomic interval of Clostridium cochlearium:
- a CDS encoding Fe-S-containing hydro-lyase, whose protein sequence is MEKRITTPLTAEKVKDLKAGDSVLISGVIYTSRDAGHKRLVDLLDKGEELPIDVKDQIIYYVGPSPAKPGNPIGSAGPTTSYRMDPYAPRLLDIGLKGMIGKGLRSPEVIDAIKRNTGVYFAAIGGAAALMGKSVKKAEIVCYEDLGAEALRRLEVEDLPVVVVIDSEGNNLYEIGQKNYLDSLK, encoded by the coding sequence ATGGAAAAGAGAATAACAACTCCACTAACAGCGGAGAAGGTTAAAGACTTAAAAGCAGGGGATTCAGTTCTTATCTCTGGTGTTATATATACTTCAAGAGATGCTGGACATAAAAGGTTAGTGGATTTATTAGATAAAGGAGAAGAACTTCCAATAGATGTTAAGGATCAAATTATATACTATGTTGGACCATCACCAGCAAAACCAGGTAATCCAATAGGTTCAGCAGGACCAACAACTAGCTATAGAATGGATCCATATGCTCCAAGACTTTTAGATATAGGTTTAAAGGGAATGATCGGAAAAGGTTTAAGATCTCCAGAAGTTATAGATGCAATAAAAAGAAATACAGGAGTGTATTTTGCAGCTATAGGTGGAGCAGCTGCCTTAATGGGTAAATCTGTTAAAAAGGCAGAAATAGTTTGTTATGAAGACCTAGGAGCAGAAGCATTAAGAAGATTAGAAGTAGAAGATTTACCAGTAGTAGTTGTTATAGATAGCGAAGGAAATAATTTATACGAAATAGGACAAAAAAATTATCTTGATAGTTTAAAGTAA
- a CDS encoding fumarate hydratase, which produces MKEVNVSDITKAVRELCIEANYRLPKDVKEKLEEYAKKENWDMAKGILEKILVNVDIADKEDMPACQDTGMACVFVEIGQEVHITGGSLEDAINEGVRQGYIDGYLRKSVVNDPIERINTKDNTPAVIYYDIVPGDKLKITVAPKGFGSENMSQQKMLKPADGLQGVKDFIIKVVKDAGPNPCPPIVVGVGIGGTFDRSANLAKKALMRPLDQRNSKPFYADLEKELLETINSLGIGPQGFGGLTTALAVNIETYPTHIAGLPVAVNINCHVTRHKSVEF; this is translated from the coding sequence ATGAAAGAAGTAAATGTTTCAGATATAACAAAGGCAGTAAGAGAGTTATGTATAGAAGCTAACTATAGATTACCAAAAGATGTTAAAGAAAAATTAGAAGAGTATGCCAAAAAAGAAAATTGGGATATGGCTAAAGGAATACTAGAAAAAATATTAGTTAACGTAGATATAGCTGATAAAGAAGACATGCCAGCATGTCAAGATACAGGAATGGCGTGTGTATTTGTTGAAATAGGACAAGAGGTTCATATTACAGGCGGAAGCCTTGAAGATGCTATAAATGAAGGTGTAAGACAAGGATACATTGATGGATATTTAAGAAAATCCGTAGTTAATGATCCAATAGAAAGAATAAATACTAAGGATAATACTCCAGCAGTTATATACTATGACATAGTTCCAGGAGATAAATTAAAAATAACTGTAGCTCCTAAAGGATTTGGTTCAGAAAACATGAGCCAACAAAAAATGTTAAAACCAGCAGATGGATTACAAGGAGTAAAAGATTTTATAATAAAGGTTGTAAAGGATGCAGGGCCAAACCCATGTCCTCCAATAGTTGTAGGTGTTGGAATAGGTGGAACTTTTGATAGATCTGCAAACTTAGCTAAAAAAGCTTTAATGAGACCATTAGATCAAAGAAATTCTAAGCCTTTCTATGCTGATTTAGAAAAAGAACTATTAGAGACTATAAACTCATTGGGAATTGGACCTCAAGGTTTTGGTGGATTAACTACAGCACTAGCTGTTAATATAGAAACTTATCCTACTCATATAGCAGGACTTCCTGTAGCAGTAAATATTAACTGTCATGTAACAAGACATAAGAGCGTAGAATTTTAG
- a CDS encoding methylaspartate ammonia-lyase, with protein sequence MKIVDVLCTPGFTGFYFDDQRAIKKGAGHDGFTYTGEPVTEGFTQVRQKGESISVLLILEDGQVAHGDCAAVQYSGAGGRDPLFLASDFIPVIEKEIAPKLIGREITNFKDMAEEFDKLQVGGKRLHTAIRYGITQAILDAVAKTRKLTMAEVVRDEYNPGGEIAPVPVFTQSGDDRYDNADKMIIKEADVLPHALINNVEEKLGLKGEKLLAYVEWLRDRIIKLRVREDYNPIFHIDVYGTIGAAFNNDTKAMADYIETLEKAAAPFKLRIEGPMDVEDRQKQMEAMRDLRAELDGRGIKVELVADEWCNTVEDVKFFTDNKAGHMVQIKTPDLGGVNNAAEAIMYCKAHGMGAYCGGTCNETNRSAEVTTNIGIACGASQVLAKPGMGVDEGYMIVKNEMNRVIALAARRKNK encoded by the coding sequence ATGAAAATTGTAGACGTTCTTTGTACTCCAGGATTCACTGGATTTTACTTTGATGACCAAAGAGCTATTAAGAAAGGTGCAGGACATGATGGCTTTACATATACAGGAGAGCCAGTTACAGAAGGATTTACTCAAGTAAGACAAAAGGGAGAATCAATTTCTGTATTATTAATTCTTGAAGACGGTCAAGTTGCACATGGTGATTGTGCTGCTGTTCAATATTCAGGAGCAGGTGGAAGAGATCCATTATTCCTAGCATCAGATTTCATACCTGTTATAGAAAAAGAAATAGCACCAAAGTTAATCGGAAGAGAAATTACTAACTTTAAAGATATGGCTGAAGAATTCGATAAACTACAAGTGGGCGGAAAGAGATTGCATACTGCAATTAGATATGGTATAACTCAAGCTATACTTGATGCAGTAGCAAAAACTAGAAAACTTACTATGGCAGAAGTTGTAAGAGATGAATACAATCCAGGTGGAGAAATAGCTCCAGTACCAGTATTTACTCAATCCGGTGATGACAGATATGACAATGCTGATAAGATGATAATCAAAGAAGCAGACGTATTACCACACGCATTAATAAACAACGTTGAAGAAAAATTAGGATTAAAAGGAGAAAAACTTCTTGCATACGTTGAATGGTTAAGAGATAGAATAATAAAATTAAGAGTTAGAGAAGACTATAATCCAATATTCCACATAGATGTATATGGAACAATAGGAGCGGCTTTCAATAACGATACTAAAGCAATGGCTGATTACATTGAAACATTAGAAAAGGCTGCAGCTCCATTCAAGTTAAGAATAGAAGGACCTATGGACGTTGAAGATAGACAAAAACAAATGGAAGCAATGAGAGACTTAAGAGCAGAATTAGACGGAAGAGGAATAAAAGTTGAATTAGTTGCTGATGAATGGTGTAATACTGTTGAAGATGTTAAATTCTTTACAGATAACAAAGCAGGACACATGGTTCAAATAAAGACTCCAGACTTAGGTGGAGTTAACAATGCTGCTGAAGCAATTATGTATTGTAAAGCTCATGGTATGGGAGCATACTGTGGAGGAACTTGTAACGAAACTAACAGATCCGCTGAAGTTACAACTAACATAGGTATTGCTTGTGGAGCATCTCAAGTTCTTGCAAAACCAGGAATGGGTGTTGACGAAGGATACATGATCGTTAAAAACGAAATGAACAGAGTAATAGCACTTGCAGCAAGAAGAAAAAACAAATAA
- a CDS encoding methylaspartate mutase subunit E encodes MELKNKKWTDEEFHKQREEVLQQWPTGKEVDLQEAVDYLKKIPAEKNFAEKLVLAKKKGITMAQPRAGVALLDEHIELLRYLQDEGGADFLPSTIDAYTRQNRYDECENGIKESEKAGRSLLNGFPGVNHGVKGCRKVLEAVNLPLQARHGTPDSRLLAEIIHAGGWTSNEGGGISYNVPYAKNVTIEKSLLDWQYCDRLVGFYEEQGVHINREPFGPLTGTLVPPSMSNAVGITEALLAAEQGVKNITVGYGECGNMIQDIAALRCLEEQTNEYLKAYGYNDVFVTTVFHQWMGGFPQDESKAFGVIVTATTIAALAGATKVIVKTPHEAIGIPTKEANAAGIKATKMALNMLEGQRMPMSKELETEMAVIKAETKCILDKMFELGKGDLAIGTVKAFETGVMDIPFGPSKYNAGKMMPVRDNLGCVRYLEFGNVPFTEEIKNYNRERLQERAKFEGRDVSFQMVIDDIFAVGKGRLIGRPE; translated from the coding sequence ATGGAACTTAAAAATAAAAAATGGACTGATGAAGAGTTTCATAAACAAAGAGAAGAGGTACTACAACAATGGCCAACTGGTAAAGAAGTAGATTTACAAGAGGCTGTTGATTATTTAAAGAAAATACCAGCAGAAAAGAATTTTGCTGAAAAATTAGTTTTAGCTAAGAAAAAAGGAATAACTATGGCTCAACCAAGAGCTGGAGTTGCTCTATTAGATGAACATATAGAATTATTAAGATATTTACAAGATGAAGGTGGAGCAGACTTTTTACCTTCAACAATTGATGCTTATACAAGACAAAATAGATATGACGAATGTGAAAATGGTATAAAAGAAAGTGAAAAAGCAGGAAGATCATTATTAAATGGTTTCCCAGGAGTTAATCATGGTGTTAAGGGATGTAGAAAAGTTTTAGAAGCAGTTAACTTACCACTACAAGCAAGACACGGTACACCAGACTCAAGATTATTAGCAGAAATAATTCACGCAGGTGGATGGACTTCAAATGAAGGAGGAGGTATCTCCTACAATGTTCCATATGCAAAGAATGTTACAATAGAAAAAAGCTTATTAGATTGGCAATATTGTGATAGACTTGTTGGTTTCTATGAAGAACAAGGTGTTCATATAAACAGAGAACCATTTGGTCCATTGACAGGAACACTTGTACCACCATCAATGTCAAATGCAGTTGGAATTACAGAAGCATTACTTGCAGCAGAACAAGGTGTTAAGAACATAACAGTTGGATACGGTGAATGTGGAAACATGATCCAAGATATAGCTGCATTAAGATGTCTAGAAGAACAAACAAATGAATATTTAAAAGCTTATGGATATAATGATGTATTTGTAACTACAGTATTCCACCAATGGATGGGAGGATTCCCACAAGATGAATCAAAGGCATTTGGTGTTATAGTTACAGCTACTACTATAGCAGCTTTAGCAGGAGCTACAAAAGTTATAGTTAAGACTCCTCATGAAGCAATTGGTATACCAACAAAAGAAGCAAATGCTGCAGGAATAAAAGCTACTAAGATGGCTTTAAATATGTTAGAAGGACAAAGAATGCCAATGTCCAAAGAATTAGAAACTGAAATGGCTGTAATCAAGGCTGAAACTAAATGTATCCTTGACAAAATGTTTGAATTAGGAAAGGGAGATTTAGCTATAGGTACAGTTAAAGCATTTGAAACAGGAGTTATGGATATTCCATTTGGACCAAGTAAATATAATGCAGGTAAGATGATGCCAGTAAGGGATAATCTTGGATGCGTTAGATACTTAGAATTTGGAAATGTTCCATTTACTGAAGAAATAAAGAATTACAACAGAGAAAGATTACAAGAAAGAGCCAAATTTGAAGGTAGAGATGTTAGCTTCCAAATGGTTATAGATGACATATTTGCAGTTGGAAAAGGAAGATTAATTGGAAGACCAGAATAA
- the glmL gene encoding methylaspartate mutase accessory protein GlmL, which produces MDAYLLLDFGSTYTKLTAVDIENEEILATAKDITTIEDDIMTGFNKAYEKLSKQLEGKEVNFVKKLACSSAAGGLKMIAIGLVPDLTAEAAKRAALGAGARILNVYSYELSLKEIEEIKSSNLDIILLAGGTDGGNKECIIHNAKMLAKHNINLPIVVAGNKAAADTVSEILTEANIFHKVTDNVMPKLNILNVEPAREEIRQIFMKRIVQAKGMSNAENFINGILMPTPAAVLKAARVLSQGTDTEDGIGDLIVVDIGGATTDIHSIADGEPTKPGVTMRGLQEPLAKRTVEGDLGMRYSAVSLFEAAGTRKIQKYLCDKSVDIKQNCQFRSENIKMVPETEEEIKFDEVMAKVATDIAIERHSGYIESAYTPMGVVYTQIGKDLLQVKTVIGTGGVLVHSKNPGEILKAGTFDTENPVYLKPQDPDFYIDKTYILSSMGLLAEDHPEKAIRIMKKYLVRV; this is translated from the coding sequence GTGGATGCTTATTTACTATTGGATTTTGGTAGCACCTATACAAAATTAACAGCGGTAGATATTGAAAATGAAGAAATACTTGCTACAGCTAAAGATATAACTACTATAGAGGATGACATAATGACAGGTTTTAACAAAGCATATGAAAAGCTTTCTAAACAATTAGAAGGAAAAGAAGTAAATTTTGTTAAAAAGTTAGCATGTTCATCTGCTGCTGGTGGATTAAAAATGATAGCTATAGGATTAGTACCAGATCTTACAGCCGAAGCTGCTAAGAGAGCTGCTCTGGGAGCAGGAGCTAGGATACTTAATGTATATAGTTATGAATTATCATTAAAGGAAATAGAAGAAATAAAAAGTTCAAATTTAGATATAATATTATTAGCAGGTGGCACCGATGGTGGAAATAAAGAGTGCATAATACATAATGCTAAAATGCTAGCTAAGCACAATATAAATCTACCAATAGTTGTTGCTGGAAATAAGGCAGCAGCTGATACAGTTTCAGAGATATTAACAGAAGCTAATATTTTTCATAAGGTTACTGATAATGTAATGCCTAAGCTTAACATATTAAATGTTGAACCTGCAAGGGAAGAAATTAGGCAGATTTTTATGAAGAGAATAGTACAAGCTAAGGGAATGAGCAATGCTGAGAACTTTATAAATGGTATACTTATGCCAACACCAGCGGCTGTTCTTAAAGCAGCAAGAGTTTTATCACAAGGAACAGATACAGAAGATGGAATTGGAGATTTAATTGTTGTAGATATAGGAGGAGCTACCACTGATATACATTCAATTGCAGATGGTGAGCCTACTAAACCAGGTGTGACCATGAGAGGACTTCAAGAACCTTTAGCAAAAAGGACAGTTGAAGGTGACTTAGGAATGAGATATTCAGCAGTTTCTTTATTTGAAGCTGCAGGTACTAGAAAAATACAAAAATATTTATGTGATAAAAGTGTAGATATAAAACAAAATTGCCAATTTAGATCTGAAAATATAAAAATGGTCCCAGAGACAGAAGAAGAAATTAAATTTGATGAAGTTATGGCGAAAGTAGCTACAGACATTGCAATAGAAAGGCACTCAGGATATATAGAAAGTGCTTATACACCTATGGGAGTAGTGTATACTCAAATAGGAAAAGATTTATTACAGGTAAAAACTGTAATTGGAACTGGTGGAGTCTTGGTACATAGTAAAAATCCAGGAGAAATATTAAAGGCGGGAACCTTTGATACAGAAAATCCAGTATATTTAAAGCCGCAAGATCCAGACTTCTATATAGATAAAACATATATCTTATCTTCTATGGGACTTTTAGCAGAAGATCATCCAGAAAAGGCGATAAGAATAATGAAAAAGTATTTAGTTAGAGTTTGA
- the mamA gene encoding methylaspartate mutase subunit S, whose amino-acid sequence MEKKTIVLGVIGSDCHAVGNKILDHAFTNAGFNVVNIGVLSPQEDFIKAAIETKADAILVSSLYGQGEIDCKGLRQKCDEAGLEGILLYVGGNIVVGKQHWPDVEKRFKDMGYDRVYAPGTPPEVGIADLKKDLNIE is encoded by the coding sequence ATGGAAAAAAAGACTATAGTGCTTGGAGTTATTGGCTCAGATTGTCATGCAGTTGGTAACAAAATTCTAGATCATGCATTTACAAATGCAGGATTTAATGTGGTTAATATTGGGGTATTATCTCCTCAAGAAGACTTTATAAAGGCGGCTATTGAAACAAAGGCGGATGCTATCTTAGTTTCATCTCTTTATGGACAAGGAGAAATTGACTGTAAAGGATTAAGACAAAAATGTGATGAAGCAGGATTAGAAGGAATACTTCTATATGTTGGTGGAAACATAGTTGTAGGAAAACAACATTGGCCAGATGTAGAAAAGAGATTTAAAGATATGGGATATGACAGAGTATACGCTCCTGGAACACCACCAGAAGTTGGTATAGCTGATTTGAAAAAAGATCTTAATATAGAGTAA
- a CDS encoding GntR family transcriptional regulator, whose amino-acid sequence MIEIQVKIDKGNKIPLYLQLKKQIMDLVKDGSLKVGYKMPTERELSEELKISRNTVSMAYKELEKEDILKSYQGRGTFVLEEVKLWKNENIKEKIKKFVDLAFEESIEAGIDADEFLEIVTERIEEKRKLMNDIKGIYIECNIEQSKVFAEQLKDRTGIDFSPMTVNDLKFMNREAQEFIKSSQIIITTFNHVYEVRSLLREYNKNVLGVAITPNLETIVKIARFPSNTRFLFVCITKEFKFKSMSALENAGLANLDITYTNSFDKNILKEESSKCDVIIASPGRYHDVEEVSEGKEIINFAYNLDDGSVKALKSKLLEVKYLK is encoded by the coding sequence GTGATTGAAATACAAGTTAAAATAGATAAAGGAAATAAAATCCCTTTATATTTGCAACTTAAAAAACAAATAATGGATTTAGTAAAAGATGGATCTTTAAAAGTTGGATATAAAATGCCTACAGAACGGGAATTGTCAGAAGAATTAAAAATAAGCAGAAATACTGTGAGTATGGCATATAAAGAATTAGAAAAAGAAGATATATTAAAATCATACCAAGGAAGAGGAACCTTTGTATTAGAAGAAGTAAAACTTTGGAAAAATGAAAATATAAAAGAAAAAATAAAAAAATTTGTGGATTTAGCTTTTGAGGAGTCCATAGAGGCTGGAATAGATGCAGATGAATTTTTAGAAATCGTTACAGAAAGAATAGAAGAAAAAAGAAAACTTATGAATGACATAAAAGGTATATATATAGAGTGCAATATAGAACAATCAAAAGTATTCGCTGAACAGCTAAAAGATAGAACAGGCATAGATTTTTCTCCTATGACAGTAAACGATTTAAAATTTATGAATAGAGAAGCACAAGAATTTATAAAAAGTAGTCAGATTATAATAACTACATTTAATCATGTGTATGAGGTAAGAAGTCTTTTAAGAGAATATAATAAAAATGTTTTGGGAGTGGCTATAACACCTAATCTTGAGACTATAGTTAAAATTGCAAGATTTCCCTCAAATACAAGATTTTTATTTGTATGTATAACAAAAGAATTTAAGTTTAAGTCAATGTCTGCATTAGAAAACGCTGGTTTAGCTAATCTTGATATTACTTATACCAATTCATTTGATAAAAATATATTAAAAGAAGAGAGTAGTAAATGTGATGTAATTATTGCATCACCAGGTAGATACCATGATGTAGAGGAAGTATCTGAAGGTAAAGAAATTATAAATTTTGCCTATAATCTAGATGATGGATCTGTAAAAGCTCTTAAATCTAAGTTGTTAGAAGTAAAATATTTAAAATAG
- the cwlD gene encoding N-acetylmuramoyl-L-alanine amidase CwlD, with amino-acid sequence MKKNKKIIFYLLILIGLSLTLTTVSTAYTRKKDDKKKIVLIDPGHGGIDGGAVSQNGTIEKHINLSIGIKLKDELSKLGYKVIMTREEDKGLYSDSGTVRQKKVEDLNKRCEMREKSKCDIFISIHLNTFPQSKYYGAQVWYSDNEESHKLASILQNNFRKYVDEENKRQEKPAKGQYKILRDDNNIPSVIVECGFISNPKEEEKLKDEEYQKLIAKTIGKSVEDYFKNK; translated from the coding sequence ATGAAAAAGAATAAAAAAATAATATTTTATCTTCTTATTTTAATAGGATTATCCTTAACCCTTACTACAGTATCTACTGCTTATACAAGAAAAAAGGACGACAAAAAGAAAATCGTACTAATAGATCCAGGACATGGAGGAATAGATGGAGGAGCTGTATCTCAAAATGGAACTATAGAAAAGCATATAAATTTAAGTATTGGAATAAAACTAAAAGATGAATTATCTAAATTAGGATATAAAGTAATAATGACAAGAGAAGAGGATAAAGGGTTATATAGCGATAGTGGAACTGTTAGGCAAAAAAAAGTAGAAGATTTAAATAAAAGGTGTGAAATGAGAGAAAAGAGTAAATGTGATATTTTTATAAGTATACATTTGAATACTTTTCCTCAAAGTAAATACTATGGAGCACAGGTTTGGTATTCAGATAATGAAGAAAGTCATAAATTAGCATCTATTTTACAAAATAATTTTAGAAAATATGTAGATGAAGAAAATAAAAGACAAGAAAAGCCAGCTAAAGGTCAATATAAAATATTAAGAGATGATAACAATATTCCGTCTGTAATTGTTGAGTGTGGATTCATATCAAATCCCAAAGAAGAAGAAAAGTTAAAAGATGAAGAATATCAAAAGCTAATAGCAAAAACAATAGGAAAATCAGTGGAGGATTACTTTAAAAATAAATAA
- the rpsI gene encoding 30S ribosomal protein S9, with product MAKVQYYGTGRRKKSIARVRLVPGEGKVIINKRDIEEYFGLETLRFIVNQPLVLTGTKEKFDVLVNVYGGGLTGQAGAIRHGISRALLKADESLKPELKKAGFLTRDPRMKERKKYGLKKARRAPQFSKR from the coding sequence ATGGCAAAAGTTCAATATTATGGAACTGGAAGAAGAAAGAAATCTATAGCGAGAGTAAGACTTGTACCAGGAGAAGGAAAAGTAATAATAAATAAGAGAGATATAGAAGAATATTTCGGATTAGAAACTTTAAGATTTATAGTTAATCAACCATTAGTATTAACTGGAACAAAAGAAAAATTTGATGTTTTAGTTAACGTATATGGTGGGGGACTTACAGGTCAAGCAGGTGCTATAAGACATGGTATCTCAAGAGCTTTATTGAAAGCTGATGAAAGCTTAAAACCAGAACTTAAGAAAGCTGGCTTCTTAACAAGAGACCCTAGAATGAAAGAAAGAAAGAAATATGGTCTTAAAAAGGCAAGAAGAGCTCCTCAATTTTCAAAGAGATAA
- the rplM gene encoding 50S ribosomal protein L13 — translation MKSYIAKPEEVQRKWYVVDAEGKPLGRVASQVALILRGKNKPTYTPHVDTGDYVVIINAEKVVLTGKKLDQKMLRHHSLYPGGLKEVPYKEALAKKPEFVFEEAVRRMLPKGPLGRKMLKKLKVYRGSEHNHEAQNPEVLELRY, via the coding sequence ATGAAATCATACATTGCAAAACCAGAAGAAGTTCAAAGAAAATGGTATGTTGTTGATGCAGAAGGAAAACCACTAGGAAGAGTGGCAAGTCAAGTTGCTCTAATTTTAAGAGGAAAGAATAAGCCTACATATACACCACATGTGGATACAGGAGATTATGTTGTTATTATAAATGCTGAAAAAGTAGTGTTAACAGGTAAAAAATTAGATCAAAAGATGTTAAGACATCACTCATTATATCCAGGTGGATTAAAAGAAGTACCTTATAAGGAAGCTTTAGCTAAAAAACCAGAATTTGTTTTTGAAGAAGCGGTTAGAAGAATGCTTCCAAAGGGACCATTAGGTAGAAAAATGCTTAAGAAATTAAAAGTTTATAGAGGTTCAGAACATAATCATGAAGCTCAAAATCCAGAAGTTTTAGAATTAAGATATTAA
- the truA gene encoding tRNA pseudouridine(38-40) synthase TruA, with product MERNIRLKIEYDGTNYSGWQKQKDKSIKTIQGSIEKAIEEATKEQVELIGASRTDAGVHALAYIANFKTCSSIPGERFKYALNNFLPEDIVILESDEVSIDFHSRFDCIGKTYVYKILNRPLFSPIQRNYIYHVKYELDLKSMIEASKFLIGTHDFNAFKKSGGNLKTTVRTITDINILKNNDIVEIYVSGDGFLYNMVRIISGTLIEVGLSKRKPEDISIILQSRDRCKAGMCAPAKGLYLKELFYN from the coding sequence ATGGAAAGAAATATCAGGCTTAAAATCGAATATGATGGAACAAATTATTCAGGCTGGCAAAAACAAAAAGATAAAAGTATAAAAACTATACAAGGATCTATAGAGAAAGCAATAGAAGAAGCGACAAAAGAACAAGTAGAACTTATAGGAGCTAGTAGAACAGATGCAGGGGTTCATGCATTAGCCTATATAGCTAATTTTAAAACTTGTAGTAGTATACCAGGAGAAAGGTTTAAATATGCATTAAATAATTTTTTGCCAGAAGATATTGTAATATTAGAATCAGATGAGGTATCAATAGACTTTCATTCAAGATTTGATTGCATAGGGAAAACCTATGTTTATAAGATTTTAAATAGACCATTATTTTCACCAATACAAAGAAATTATATATACCATGTTAAATATGAATTAGATTTAAAATCCATGATAGAAGCTTCAAAATTTCTAATAGGAACCCATGATTTTAATGCCTTTAAAAAATCTGGTGGTAATTTAAAAACTACAGTTAGAACTATAACAGATATAAATATATTAAAAAATAATGATATAGTAGAAATATATGTTTCAGGAGATGGATTCTTATATAATATGGTAAGAATTATATCAGGAACATTAATAGAAGTAGGTTTATCTAAAAGAAAACCTGAAGATATATCTATTATATTACAGTCAAGAGATAGGTGTAAGGCTGGAATGTGTGCACCAGCTAAAGGATTATATTTAAAAGAGCTTTTTTATAATTAG
- a CDS encoding energy-coupling factor transporter transmembrane component T family protein — translation MIKDITLGQYIPGDSFIHKLDPRVKIIISLIYIINLFIINNFKGYVLIIAFTAIAILISRVPFKFIYRGLKPIFIMIIITALLNIFMTSGGDIVFQWRFITIYEKGLQLAIFMVIRLVLLIIGTSLLTLTTSPIELTDGIEKLLNPFKKVGVPAHELAMMMTIALRFIPTLMDETDKIMKAQMARGADFETGNIVKRAKSLIPILVPLFISSFRRAEELAMAMEARCYRGGEGRTRMKQLKLEGRDFVACLTMLILVGISIWSRV, via the coding sequence ATGATTAAAGATATAACATTAGGGCAATATATACCTGGTGATTCCTTTATTCACAAATTAGACCCAAGAGTAAAAATAATAATATCTCTAATATATATAATTAATTTATTTATAATAAACAATTTTAAAGGATATGTATTAATTATAGCTTTTACAGCTATAGCTATATTAATATCAAGAGTTCCTTTTAAATTTATATATAGAGGACTAAAGCCAATATTTATAATGATTATAATCACAGCTTTATTGAATATATTTATGACCAGCGGCGGAGATATAGTATTTCAGTGGAGGTTTATAACTATATATGAAAAAGGCCTTCAATTAGCTATTTTTATGGTAATAAGATTGGTGTTATTAATCATAGGAACATCACTTCTTACACTAACTACTTCACCAATAGAGCTTACAGATGGTATAGAAAAGCTATTAAATCCTTTTAAAAAAGTAGGAGTACCTGCACATGAATTAGCTATGATGATGACTATTGCATTGAGATTCATACCTACTTTAATGGATGAAACAGATAAAATTATGAAAGCTCAAATGGCAAGAGGTGCAGATTTTGAGACAGGTAATATAGTAAAAAGAGCTAAAAGTTTAATTCCTATTTTAGTTCCACTATTTATTAGTTCTTTTAGAAGAGCTGAGGAATTAGCTATGGCTATGGAAGCTAGATGCTATAGAGGGGGAGAAGGTAGAACTAGAATGAAACAGCTGAAATTAGAAGGAAGGGACTTTGTAGCTTGTTTAACTATGCTAATATTAGTGGGTATATCAATATGGAGTAGAGTTTAA